actatactacaatactgatactctgccctacactattctatataactatgatactctgccctacactatactatataactatgatactctgccctacactatactacataactgatactctgccctacactatactacacaactgatactctgccctacactatactacacaactgatactctgccctacactatactacacaactgatactctgccctacactatactacacaactgatactctgccctacacaatTATACACAAGTATGTGCTCACCTTATTTCCTTTGAACCCAATCCAACCCTCAAGATAATATACAGTGGGAAAGAACAAATACATCAGGATACGAGTACATAACAGATCAGAGATATGGGGTGTAATGACATATAGTAATCTAAATGTATTTTTCGTCTTGTACCATTGAACCTTCCTGAATGAACCCTGGTTAGATGTGCCAAATAAAGACCCAGCACAACTCACTATTTATTCTACAAGTACTTTATTTAGCATGTGACAGCGTCTGTGGTACAGGCACCATTTGGGTGGTAAAAGAGCAGTAGGCTAAAAACTAAGAGGTTCAACACGTACCGGCATTGGAGCCAGTACCTAGACAAGAGGTTCAACACGTACCGGCATTGGAACCAGTACCTAGACAAGAGTACAGATGATCAAACACTAGCAGGTGGTGTGAGGGTAACAGGTACTCAAAAGGTCCAACTGTGAGGGTTAAGGCCAACTGGAAACATACCCTGGGTTAAGGCTAACTTAAAAAACCTACCCTAGGTTAAGGCCAACTGGAAACCTACCCTGGGTTAAGGCCACACAAAAAACCTACCCTAGGTTAAGGCCAACTGGAAACCTACCCTGGGTTAAGGCCACACAAAAAAAACTACCCTAGGTTAAGGCCAACTGGAAACCTACCCTGGGTTAAGGCCAACTGGAAACGTACCCTGGGTTAAGGCCACACAAAAAACCTACCCTAGGTTAAGGCCAACTGGAAACCTACCCTGGGTTAAGGCCAACTGGAAACCTACCCTGGGTTAAGGCCACACAAAAAAACCTACCCTAGGTTAAGGCCAACTGGAAACGTACCCTGGGTTAAGGCCACACAAAAAACCTACCCTAGGTTAAGGCCAACTGGAAACCTACCCTGGGTTAAGGCCACACAAAAAAACCTACCCTAGGTTAAGGCCAACTGGAAACCTACCCTGGGTTAAGGCCACACAAAAAACCTACCCTAGGTTAAGGCCAACTGGAAACCTACCCTGGGTTAAGGCCAATTGGAAACCTACCCTGGGTTAAGGCCACACAAAAAAACCTAACCTAGGTTAAGGCCAACTGGAAACCTACCCTGGGTTAAGGCCAACTGGAAACCTACCCTGGGTTAAGGCCAACTGGAAACCTACCCTGGGTTAAGGCCAACTGGAAACCTACCCTGGGTTAAGGCCAACTGGAAACCTACCCTGGGTAAAACAAACCGGAGAGATCATCCCTCACAGCAGCTGAAGTGAAGATGGTATGAAAACAGTATCTTTCCACAAGAACATGAGCAGTACAGTCCTTTCAGAAAGGGGTCACGACTTACTCCACATGAAAAAGTAAACAAATATACAGTATCTTGATTAGGTAAGTATTTAACCCCGAGTCAATACacattagaatcacctttggcagtgattacatctGTCTTTCTGGGGAAAGTCTCTAAAagatttgcacacctggattgtacaatatttgcccattattctgtaaaaaaaaaaaaaaaaaagcttcaaGCTCTCAAGTTGGTTGCTGATCATTGCTAAACTTTTTCAAGCTGCATTAAGTcaaactaggccactcaggaacattcatcgtcttggtaagcaactcgtgTATAGTTGGccatgttttaggttattgtcctgctgaaattgtctcccagtgtttgttggaaagcagacaaccagggattcctctaggattttgcctgtgcttatagctctgtttcctaaaaaaaaaaaaaaaacttgtccttgccaatgacaagcatacccagaACCTGAAGCCAccgccatgcttgaaaatatggcgAGTGGTACTCCGTAAtgtgttggatttgtcccaaacataactCTTCATTCAGGACAAAGTACAGCCCTTTACATATTTTtgtagttttactttagtgccttattgcaaacaggatgcttaTTCTGTACAGGGTTCattcttttcactgtcatttaggttcgtattgtggagtaacgGCTGGCCCCACAACGTTGTATTATCCAATCACAGCCACTAAACCCTGTTTTATAGTCACCATTGGCCGTATGGATGTGGTTTCCATTTttttctccggcaactgagttagaaaggacgtctggatgtattgatacaccgtcCCAAGTTtagtaacttcaccatgctcaaatggatattcaatgtctgctttttctaaaatgtttagccctctaccaataggtgcccttctttgcgaggcattagaaaacctccgatctttgtggttgaatctgttacATTCACATTTAAATGTATGGGGAGGTACAGCGATgactcattcaaaaatcatgttcaacATTATTCAGGCAACTTAAGCACGTATTTAAGCcataaggggttgaatacttgacgAGACATCAGTTAATTTAaatgtgtctaaaataaataaaaatacatacgCCGCTGACAAAATGGGATATTGTGTGACAAAATCTGTTAAAAATCAAGCTGTAACAAATAAATGTGGATCGAGTCAAGAGttctgaatgctttctgaaggcccAGGTAGACTACAGACATGGCAGGACATCACATCAGCTCAGTTAAACAGTGTATAGCCGACATCTATGAAACTACAAGACGTACTGTATAGATCATCTTTGTCAAAGTGTCCACACGTGGAAAAAGGCTCATGTCCATATACCAAGGCCATATTTAATTATTATATTTTATTGCGGTTTTAATTCTCTAAACATTTTCAAATAGAAAAAAAAAGTAGATAGGACTTGTAAAAGCTTGTCAATAAATCGGTGCTTCAGTGTCGTGATCTTCACAGTACATATATAACAGGATAAACATACTATACAAGTGTTGCTCAGTTGGATGCCCTCTGCCAACAATGTCAGAATGTTTCCCATCGTAACAGAATTGTGTTGTAGTCTTCGGAGCTGGGGTGGGTAATGGCTCACTAATATGGAGAATCAACTATTGGTAAGATGGAGaattgggtgggggggggggtgaaactaAAAAAACTGAATCAGTCAAACTCAGTTTCCCTTTATTTGAGAAAAGCGTCAAGCTTTTTCTGGATATTGTCAAACGAGTCCATTCCCATGTAGTCCGCCTGGCCCTGCTCCCATTTCTGCTTGCGTTCCTCGGATGTCTCTGGTGACATGTATGGCTCAGTGTGATGGGAGTCATGTGACGAGCTGTTtccctggaggaggagggagaacaaaaAGAATATTAGAAGGGAGCGATTTGATCAATTACGGAACAAGCCACAAGACTAAGAGCTCTGGAGAACCAGTGGTTCCTTTGCAGTCAGTGCAGCAACAGAACAGTAGCACACATCTAAAAACCTGGCATTTATAGCAAGACATTTCCACTACTGCAAACCACCCATTTACTCCATCATCAGAGAACACGCGGCTATGGTATTAGCAAAGCCAGGTTGTTGTACAAACAGATTGTCCACAAGCAGTGACAGTTAGTGACCAGGTGTTGGTGGTGATGCTGGGCTTAACATACAACTAGTCTTCATCATACCTTCCAGCCACCTTCCTTGTGACTATTGATCTGTGACCATGACCCAGGCCAGTGACCATGGTGGTCACAATTTTCTTTGACAGGGGACTGGAACTTTAGATGGACGAATGAGAGGGTTAAACATCAATAGCCTTCAAGGCTGAAGTATCACTACATTTTAGAAAGACGAATCATAATATATATCTCATATATATATGTGATGACTTGGATGCTTATTGTTAGTAAAAAAGTAATGTTGGGCCCACCTCCTGAATTAATATAGATATATGTAAATATTCATTCAGGAGGGTCCAACATGACTTTTTACTAACAATAAGCATCCAAGTCATCACATAATTCAAACTGTTATAAACTGTTTTGCTAACAGTTTCTGTAGAGAACGACAAGAGGTTAATACTTCTAGATGAACTTCCACACAGCCAGAGTGGAAAGGCTGGTCTCCGTATCCTCCACCATCATGGGCACCACAGAGGAAGAGTAGAGGAACCACCAGTCCAGAAGGAAGCTGGTGTGTGTGGAGGTCTCCTGCATGTCCCCACTGACCCTCTTGGTCTTGGGGTCGTACGTGTAGCTCCACGGCTTGGTCTGACCCAGGAAGTGGACCACCTTGGCGTTGCCACCGTATCTGGAACAGAATACATGTTGATTTACTGAGCTCTTGTTGTGAATGTAACTCATATCTGGCAGTTAAAGACTGTTGTAAATGCTTTGGTTTGATAAGTTCGAACACGGAGAGCCCGACGGGCGAAGGGGAGCGAGAGCCCGACGGGCGAAGGGAGCGAGAGCCCGGCGGGCGAAGGAGCGAGAGCCCGACGGGCGAAGGGAGCGAGAGCCCGACGGCAGGCGGGAGCGAGAGCCCGACGGGCGAAAGGAGCGAGAGCCCCGACGGGCGAAGGGAGCGAGAGCCCGACGGGCGAAGGGAGCGAGAGCCCGGACGGGCGTGGGGAGCGAGAGCCCGACGGGCGAAGGGAGCGAGAGCCCGACGGGCGAAGGAGAGAATAGCCATTGTGACAGAGGCATAAAAGTCTTTAAACAGAAGGCCTCTATTTCGTCCGATGTTCTCGGCTCTGTGGAACTCAGGCTGGTTATCGAACCCCACGAGGCCGCCCCCTAAATTGACTGGTGGCATGAGAACACTAATGACTATCGCCTCACGCCTACCCGTTCTCTCGCAGCCCAAGAAGACTCTCGCTGCCAGGGGTTCCACAGGTAGTCTACTATTGAGTCACTGCTGCTGGCTGATCTTCCACCCCCTTAAGGTCAATGTCCACACCCTGATGCAATCGAATTAGCATTATAAAATCCCATctaaaatctgtcagtttaaactaCAGATGTTGTTGCATTGGCTGCTTCTTACTCCACCTGTCACACCTGCAGTGAAAGAAATCAGAGAGGAGCTTAAAAAGTCCTTTGTAGCGTCCCAACGGTTTGgcctaaaaaaataataatgaccCCTCTATGAAAAGAGGAGACTCAAGAACACGGtggtgttctccattttgctctacgacccccccccccccccccaggctctcAGGAACATGTCAGCTGTTTTCCTCTAGGATACCCCCACAGGCCTCATCTGAAGGTCCCTGGGTACCAGTTAAACTAATGAATGGAAGTACAGTATACACATCCCCCAGTTGGAAAGAAAAATAAATGCAGTATATGGAGATTTTTGGGAGTTTTGGCACTTAACTACGgggttaaatacaagtaaaaaaatatatgttgccTCATCTTTcttctctcagatataggacagacctcagaacaaacttcctttacaTTTTTTGTGGGTGGACTTTTGTtccatgtgtttctattggcagtaaggactgttattcaatgtgtttctattggcagtaaggactgttattcaatgtgtttctataatagcagtaaggactgttattcaatgtgtttctataatagcagtaaggactgttattcaatgtgtttctataatagcagtaaggactgttattcaatgtgtttctattttctaatagcagtaaggactgctattcaatgtgtttctataatagcagtaaggactgttattcaatgtgtttctataatagcagtaaggactgttattcaatgtgtttctattttctaatagcagtaaggactgttattcaatgtgtttctattttctaatagcagtaaggactgttattcaatgtgtttctattttctaatagcagtaaggactgttattcaatgtgtttgtattttctaatagcagtaaggactgttattcaatgtgtttctattttctaatagcagtaaggactgttattcaatgtgtttctataatagcagtaaggactgctattcaatgtgtttctattggctaatagcagtaaggactgctattcaatgtgtttctattgtctaatagcagtaaggactgttattcaatgtgtttctattttctaatagcagtaaggactgctattcaatgtgtttctattggctaatagcagtaaggactgctattcaatgtgtttctattggctaatagcagtaaggactgctattcaatgtgtt
The genomic region above belongs to Oncorhynchus masou masou isolate Uvic2021 unplaced genomic scaffold, UVic_Omas_1.1 unplaced_scaffold_3897, whole genome shotgun sequence and contains:
- the LOC135534737 gene encoding glycogenin-1-like, which translates into the protein IQTVSTQSTPPFQHSNSQYSVYTYLPAFKQYGGNAKVVHFLGQTKPWSYTYDPKTKRVSGDMQETSTHTSFLLDWWFLYSSSVVPMMVEDTETSLSTLAVWKFITLSFVHLKFQSPVKENCDHHGHWPGSWSQINSHKEGGWKGNSSSHDSHHTEPYMSPETSEERKQKWEQGQADYMGMDSFDNIQKKLDAFLK